A portion of the Candidatus Babeliales bacterium genome contains these proteins:
- the thyX gene encoding FAD-dependent thymidylate synthase, protein MVEMQVSPAVSCCPQQPQQLDPLGDGISSLELIRVSGSDIDVVNAARVCYGKTVQTMTEQDKKLIKYLMQHKHTSPFEHNQLSFRVKCPLYVSRQWMRHRMNSYNEISYRYVKAKDEFYMPQQWRHQDPHNKQSSLAPFENAELVEQYQKVIALAAQTYENLIENKVCRELARGLLPMCTYTEFIFTCNLHSLMHFLGLRLHVGAQYEIRQYAQAMLELATPHFPVSLEAWKEVYKPDLL, encoded by the coding sequence ATGGTAGAAATGCAAGTTAGTCCAGCAGTTTCATGCTGCCCACAACAACCCCAACAACTCGATCCTTTAGGTGATGGTATAAGCTCTTTGGAACTAATCCGTGTATCGGGATCAGATATTGATGTAGTAAATGCAGCACGGGTTTGTTACGGTAAAACGGTACAAACTATGACCGAACAGGATAAAAAGCTGATCAAATATTTAATGCAACATAAACACACCAGCCCGTTTGAACACAACCAACTCTCGTTTCGCGTCAAATGTCCATTATACGTATCACGCCAATGGATGCGTCATAGGATGAACTCATATAACGAAATTAGTTATCGCTATGTTAAAGCAAAAGATGAATTTTATATGCCACAACAATGGCGACATCAGGATCCTCACAACAAACAATCATCTCTAGCCCCATTTGAAAATGCAGAACTGGTTGAGCAATACCAAAAAGTGATTGCGCTTGCAGCCCAGACATATGAAAACTTAATCGAGAATAAAGTATGCCGCGAGTTAGCACGAGGATTACTGCCTATGTGCACCTACACCGAATTTATTTTCACCTGCAATCTACACTCGCTCATGCATTTTTTAGGTTTACGATTGCATGTTGGCGCGCAATACGAAATTCGGCAATACGCACAGGCAATGCTTGAACTTGCTACTCCACATTTTCCCGTATCGCTCGAGGCGTGGAAAGAGGTATATAAACCGGATTTATTATAA
- a CDS encoding ABC transporter ATP-binding protein, with translation MMSNMHVISFFWRHIKPYKWFYSLMLLAPIVSSFYSFAYSYAIKMFLDIMEAKNFVSYSSVSTPIILFIVTQIVLDLVWRISNFAEWKAEPYVRRSIILQSYDYVQHHSYAFFQDNFTGFITSKIKGLVSGYDKFWAEIHHGFFAKVLKILVNLCALAFVNMYLGSFVLIWGVIYAPIMFRLSNELNKYAFRETESKHALFGQISDKISNIISLFSFSARKRELRYLDNQISYDFIPKQIQLYKYAFFVQLIGGLLYLVMFAFILFYMVYLRINGLISVGDFAFVFSLALVIAEDIWDITTALQDFARSMGDIKSCLSILMLPHQMTDVSDAHPIIVTNPKIEFHNVSFSYDGTKYVIKNINLTIHAGEKIGIVGRSGSGKSSIISLLLRYFKNNEGDILIDNQNIKYVTQESLRSMIAVIPQDTLLFHRTLMENIRYGNPSATDEEVIAACEQAHIHKFIMRQPQGYNTYAGERGVKLSGGQRQRIAIARAILKNAPILILDEATSSLDSYTESLVQDSLNILMADKQKTVIAIAHRLSTLKHMDRIIVLDKGAIIEEGTHDQLIAQPDSLYKKLWDYQEI, from the coding sequence ATGATGAGTAATATGCATGTTATTTCGTTTTTCTGGCGGCACATAAAACCTTACAAATGGTTTTACTCCCTCATGCTTCTTGCCCCAATTGTAAGCAGTTTTTACTCATTTGCTTACAGCTACGCCATAAAAATGTTTTTAGATATAATGGAAGCAAAAAATTTCGTATCATATAGCAGCGTTTCTACTCCAATAATTCTTTTTATCGTTACTCAAATTGTATTAGACCTTGTTTGGCGGATTAGTAACTTTGCTGAATGGAAAGCCGAGCCGTATGTACGCCGTTCAATTATTTTGCAATCATATGATTATGTGCAACATCACTCCTATGCATTTTTTCAAGATAATTTCACCGGTTTTATCACCAGCAAAATAAAAGGCCTTGTCAGCGGATATGATAAATTTTGGGCAGAAATCCATCATGGCTTTTTTGCAAAAGTTCTTAAAATTTTAGTAAATCTCTGTGCTCTTGCCTTTGTAAATATGTATCTTGGCAGTTTTGTTTTAATCTGGGGTGTTATCTATGCGCCCATTATGTTTAGGTTATCAAACGAACTGAATAAATACGCATTTCGAGAAACGGAAAGTAAACACGCTCTTTTTGGACAGATTTCTGATAAAATCTCTAACATCATCTCTCTTTTTTCTTTTTCCGCCCGCAAACGAGAACTGCGCTATTTAGATAATCAGATCTCATATGATTTCATCCCAAAACAGATTCAACTCTATAAATACGCCTTTTTCGTACAGCTTATTGGCGGGCTTTTATATCTGGTTATGTTTGCATTCATTCTCTTTTATATGGTCTATTTACGCATTAATGGATTAATATCAGTCGGTGATTTTGCTTTTGTATTTAGCCTTGCATTGGTTATTGCAGAAGACATTTGGGATATCACCACAGCGCTACAAGATTTTGCACGATCCATGGGAGATATAAAAAGTTGCCTATCGATTTTAATGCTTCCTCATCAAATGACCGATGTCAGCGACGCCCATCCGATCATTGTTACTAACCCAAAAATTGAATTTCACAATGTCTCTTTTTCATATGATGGCACCAAATATGTCATTAAAAATATAAATCTGACCATTCATGCGGGGGAAAAAATAGGAATAGTAGGACGCTCAGGATCGGGTAAATCATCCATTATTAGCTTACTGTTGCGATATTTTAAAAACAATGAGGGGGACATTTTAATAGATAATCAAAATATAAAATATGTTACGCAAGAATCATTACGCAGTATGATTGCAGTGATCCCCCAAGACACGTTACTCTTTCATCGAACCTTGATGGAAAATATCCGTTACGGTAATCCAAGCGCTACCGATGAGGAGGTAATTGCAGCATGCGAACAGGCACATATCCATAAATTCATCATGAGACAACCACAAGGATATAATACTTACGCAGGTGAACGAGGTGTCAAACTTTCTGGCGGCCAACGACAGCGCATCGCTATTGCCCGCGCAATTTTAAAAAATGCACCTATTTTAATTTTAGACGAAGCTACTTCTTCTCTGGATAGTTACACAGAAAGCCTGGTACAGGACAGCCTCAACATTCTCATGGCTGATAAACAAAAAACGGTTATCGCCATTGCTCACCGGCTATCCACATTAAAACACATGGATCGCATTATCGTCCTTGATAAAGGGGCTATCATCGAAGAAGGAACCCATGATCAACTGATTGCACAACCAGATAGTTTGTATAAGAAGCTGTGGGATTACCAAGAAATTTAA
- a CDS encoding leucyl aminopeptidase, with amino-acid sequence MISIIKNTKSIVEQNVDAIVVFVPENFLYEDVQPIAEKYFSALQDLMMKKKFTGKALSTCVVTGENGSQSVDLVFIGLGKPGKTGAIDIETYRRAVGRAVRIAETRNTTSMAFQLPHGALFNDTAYAVAYHTTTITYIAAYHFNEFITDADQKQDTLKQVVFVTDHADAEIVEAMNAGAVVGQSVNQTRHWIDMPPSHLTPTHLANKAEAIANKHGLKLTIFSENEVRQMGMGGLAGVSRGSDNDCKLVILEYTCSKKDAETIAFVGKGITFDSGGLSIKPADYMEKMKDDMAGAAAVINAIEALAILKPDVNVIAIAPLAENLPSGKALMPGDIVTFYNGKTAEVRNTDAEGRLILADALSYAVKHYKPDAMIDLATLTGACAYALGPFYTGLMSAHDEFTERVTAAAESSGDRVWRLPFHDDYKAAIKNPLADICNIGSNRYRAGAITAGLFLQNFVEDVPWVHLDIAGTAFDVPDISYYRFDSATGVGVRLLVDLAMNWNVKKS; translated from the coding sequence ATGATTTCTATCATAAAAAATACCAAATCGATTGTTGAACAAAATGTCGACGCGATAGTGGTTTTTGTACCGGAAAATTTTTTGTACGAAGATGTGCAGCCAATAGCAGAAAAATATTTTTCTGCACTGCAAGATCTCATGATGAAAAAAAAGTTTACTGGTAAAGCGTTATCGACCTGTGTGGTCACTGGAGAAAATGGATCTCAGAGCGTAGATCTTGTTTTTATAGGTCTTGGCAAGCCGGGTAAAACGGGTGCCATTGATATAGAAACATATCGCAGGGCTGTTGGTCGTGCAGTACGCATAGCAGAAACGCGTAATACAACATCGATGGCATTCCAGCTTCCGCATGGAGCATTATTTAATGATACTGCATACGCCGTTGCGTATCATACGACTACTATTACCTATATCGCTGCATATCATTTTAATGAATTTATAACTGATGCGGACCAAAAACAGGATACATTAAAGCAAGTTGTTTTTGTAACTGATCATGCAGATGCAGAAATAGTTGAGGCTATGAATGCAGGAGCAGTGGTTGGACAATCAGTTAACCAGACTCGGCATTGGATTGACATGCCACCATCACATCTTACGCCAACACACCTTGCAAATAAAGCTGAAGCGATTGCAAATAAGCATGGCCTCAAACTGACCATATTTTCAGAAAATGAAGTGCGTCAGATGGGCATGGGTGGTCTTGCCGGGGTGTCTCGTGGATCAGATAATGATTGTAAGTTGGTTATCCTTGAATACACGTGCAGCAAAAAAGATGCGGAAACAATCGCATTTGTGGGTAAAGGTATTACCTTCGATTCTGGCGGGCTCAGTATTAAACCCGCAGATTATATGGAAAAAATGAAAGATGACATGGCGGGAGCTGCAGCGGTTATCAATGCGATAGAAGCCCTTGCAATTTTAAAGCCTGACGTGAATGTGATTGCGATTGCCCCATTAGCTGAAAATTTACCCAGTGGTAAGGCATTAATGCCCGGTGATATCGTTACGTTCTATAACGGTAAAACAGCTGAAGTACGTAATACTGATGCAGAAGGACGTTTGATTTTAGCAGATGCGCTTTCTTACGCAGTCAAACATTATAAACCGGATGCAATGATCGATTTAGCAACATTGACTGGCGCGTGTGCCTACGCTCTTGGACCTTTTTATACCGGTTTGATGAGTGCGCATGATGAGTTTACCGAACGTGTAACCGCAGCTGCAGAGAGTTCTGGTGATCGTGTATGGCGTTTACCGTTCCATGATGATTACAAAGCGGCGATTAAAAATCCTCTTGCCGATATTTGTAACATTGGAAGCAATCGATACCGCGCAGGAGCAATTACTGCCGGATTGTTTTTACAGAACTTTGTAGAAGATGTCCCATGGGTGCATTTGGATATTGCAGGAACAGCGTTTGATGTGCCGGATATTTCTTACTACCGATTTGATTCTGCAACTGGAGTTGGCGTACGGCTTTTGGTGGATCTTGCGATGAATTGGAATGTTAAGAAGTCATAG
- a CDS encoding thioredoxin family protein, giving the protein MKGYIYTVMVAIVGLFALCVDARVHEVSSENKLYSKLRRQRFAIVFFYEENKELRCDGDYRRDLKAARNMFHRLSSQWEYTEGDLYFIRANVSKLDLTMTAQQFGVDQFPAFLIFEDGRPFKHKKDNTVGKIDGFVSQNELRTFIDTTIGDQLSDRREYKREVREQRRAEQAYYWSVAPYYYGGYYGDCCYRPGGYFGFGFSI; this is encoded by the coding sequence ATGAAGGGTTACATATATACAGTAATGGTAGCGATAGTAGGATTATTTGCATTGTGTGTCGATGCACGTGTGCATGAAGTATCTTCTGAAAATAAATTATATAGCAAATTGCGGCGTCAGCGATTTGCTATTGTTTTTTTCTACGAAGAAAACAAAGAGTTGCGTTGTGACGGTGATTATAGACGGGATTTAAAAGCAGCTCGCAATATGTTTCATAGATTAAGTAGTCAATGGGAATATACAGAAGGTGATCTGTATTTTATACGAGCGAATGTGAGCAAATTGGATTTAACTATGACTGCACAGCAATTTGGAGTCGATCAATTTCCAGCATTTTTGATTTTTGAAGATGGTCGGCCATTCAAACATAAAAAAGATAATACAGTAGGGAAAATAGATGGATTTGTTTCACAGAATGAACTCCGCACATTTATTGATACTACAATAGGTGATCAACTATCTGATCGCAGAGAATATAAACGAGAAGTGCGAGAACAAAGACGAGCCGAACAAGCATATTATTGGTCTGTGGCCCCTTATTATTATGGGGGTTATTATGGTGATTGTTGTTATCGTCCGGGAGGATATTTTGGCTTTGGATTCTCTATTTAG
- a CDS encoding FAD-dependent oxidoreductase, with product MMFKQKNWYKALALPALMLFLGLAVVIQRVSASKKEFDINAIFTKDNVKPLVVIGSGPAGLAAAHYALLDNVPTIIFAGSTPGGLLMTTDEVINWPGDLSVKGMEIIEKLNKQVEVAGGVFEYDSIESIDISDWPYALRTQGGTTIHAMAVVIATGARPLKLGIPGEQLSGVTTCAICDAPLPGNKDKEAIVVGGGDSAIEEAIQSSAHQKKVTIIVRKDHMRASAHMQGRLKDYPKISIIYTSQVKEVLGEKGRMTGVTIVNSQTGEESYLPAHIMFLAIGHIPNSDFVASIVSRDTSGYILTQGGTKQTSVPGIFAAGEVEDHRYRQAGTSYGDGIKAGLDVRSFLQDIGFSPAIAQRLAQQELAQKNIKK from the coding sequence ATGATGTTTAAACAAAAAAATTGGTATAAAGCACTTGCATTGCCAGCATTGATGCTCTTTTTGGGTTTGGCAGTTGTCATTCAGCGGGTAAGTGCATCGAAAAAAGAGTTCGATATTAACGCAATATTTACAAAAGATAATGTTAAGCCCCTCGTTGTGATCGGTTCAGGGCCAGCGGGTCTTGCGGCCGCACATTACGCATTACTTGATAATGTGCCAACAATCATTTTTGCTGGAAGTACACCAGGAGGCTTATTGATGACCACTGATGAGGTTATCAATTGGCCAGGAGATCTTTCTGTTAAAGGCATGGAAATTATAGAAAAACTTAATAAACAGGTTGAAGTTGCAGGTGGGGTCTTTGAGTATGATTCAATAGAATCGATTGATATTTCTGATTGGCCCTATGCATTACGTACCCAAGGTGGGACTACGATACATGCTATGGCAGTCGTTATTGCAACTGGCGCACGTCCTCTAAAGCTGGGTATTCCTGGAGAGCAGCTATCAGGGGTGACTACCTGTGCAATATGTGATGCACCACTTCCAGGGAATAAAGATAAAGAAGCGATTGTTGTAGGCGGAGGAGATTCTGCCATAGAAGAAGCAATACAATCCTCAGCACATCAAAAAAAGGTGACTATCATAGTTCGCAAAGATCATATGCGGGCTTCAGCGCATATGCAGGGTCGGTTAAAGGATTACCCAAAGATTTCAATTATCTATACATCGCAAGTAAAAGAGGTGCTTGGTGAAAAAGGGCGCATGACTGGGGTGACGATTGTTAATAGCCAAACAGGTGAAGAATCCTATCTACCAGCGCACATTATGTTCCTTGCTATTGGACATATCCCTAATTCAGATTTCGTTGCATCAATAGTTTCCAGAGATACCAGTGGGTATATTCTGACGCAGGGTGGTACAAAGCAAACGTCAGTGCCAGGTATATTTGCCGCAGGAGAGGTAGAGGATCATAGATATCGTCAGGCGGGTACTTCATATGGTGATGGCATTAAAGCAGGGTTAGATGTTCGTAGTTTCTTACAAGATATCGGTTTTTCTCCTGCGATCGCCCAACGACTTGCGCAACAAGAATTAGCCCAGAAAAATATCAAAAAATAA
- a CDS encoding alpha/beta hydrolase — MNYIQRFLTEQQKKLQIALVVIALTICVVTYVTVQTGFLHKDHDMMVVKEQLEGHGIIVSSSSDQIQNAIVEHVVLYSQEQDGSHNKIQRNGVFVRYPDAVATVLLCHGLMCDKQDEAFLRNLFPRGAYNIMSFDFRAHGENRKGQFCTLGKDESYDVIAAGKFIKQHTAVKDLPLYVYGFSMGAVAAIEAQSKEPELFHAMILDCPFDSSMNVLKRGLENLKVSLFGYKFDVPGKQLLEKYSFHPYVQSFVRALLKTIANLDARDIPLRVPPFSPAISAEKIKIPILFIHCKKDEKVPIEAVTKVYSSVASEYKVLWLTNGTKHFGSYFHNPERYTDTVRGFLDLAVAGDLYITKKSEIIEDQEEHRKV, encoded by the coding sequence ATGAACTATATACAGCGTTTTTTGACCGAGCAGCAAAAAAAATTGCAGATTGCGCTGGTCGTTATTGCATTAACGATTTGTGTGGTGACCTATGTAACGGTTCAAACAGGTTTTTTGCATAAAGATCATGATATGATGGTGGTAAAGGAGCAATTGGAGGGACATGGTATTATTGTTTCTAGCTCAAGCGATCAGATTCAAAATGCAATTGTAGAGCATGTTGTGTTGTATTCTCAAGAGCAAGATGGTTCTCATAATAAAATTCAACGAAATGGTGTCTTTGTTCGATATCCCGATGCAGTGGCTACCGTCTTATTATGCCATGGATTGATGTGCGATAAGCAAGATGAAGCATTTTTAAGAAATTTGTTTCCTCGTGGCGCGTATAACATTATGAGCTTTGATTTTCGTGCCCATGGTGAGAATCGGAAGGGACAGTTTTGTACGCTTGGTAAAGATGAATCGTATGACGTGATAGCGGCTGGTAAATTTATCAAGCAGCATACAGCAGTAAAAGATTTGCCACTCTATGTCTATGGATTTTCTATGGGAGCTGTTGCGGCAATAGAAGCGCAGTCAAAAGAACCAGAACTGTTTCATGCAATGATATTAGATTGTCCGTTTGATTCATCAATGAATGTTTTAAAGCGTGGACTTGAAAATTTAAAAGTGTCTTTATTCGGATATAAGTTTGATGTACCCGGTAAACAGTTGCTTGAAAAATATTCATTTCATCCCTATGTACAATCATTTGTACGGGCGTTGCTTAAAACGATAGCGAATCTTGATGCACGTGATATTCCATTGCGTGTTCCACCATTTAGTCCTGCGATTAGTGCTGAAAAAATTAAAATTCCGATATTGTTTATTCATTGTAAAAAAGATGAAAAAGTGCCAATAGAAGCGGTTACTAAAGTGTATTCGAGCGTTGCTTCTGAATATAAAGTGCTATGGCTTACCAATGGTACCAAACATTTCGGTTCATATTTTCATAATCCAGAACGGTATACGGATACCGTACGAGGGTTTTTAGATTTAGCTGTTGCAGGTGATTTATACATAACAAAAAAGAGTGAAATTATAGAAGATCAGGAAGAGCATAGAAAAGTGTAA
- a CDS encoding alpha/beta hydrolase: MMIRLRFFLYCSLYVFFVQGGYSEIPLHQYGITVSTATDFIQNAVAEQVILYAQEREDSHLTIERNGLFIRYPNAVGTIVMCHGFKSDKQERPYLRMIFPRGKYNIMTFDFRAHGEKREGQVCTLGKDEAYDVVAAAQFIKHHAAVKDLPLYVYGVSMGAVAAIEAQAKDPSLFKAMILDCPFDSSDNVVKRGLSTLHISLFGHTFAMPGRALLEKHAFEPRVQLLIQKLLKLSAAYDSGAIQLSVSSFAPMETVKQITIPVFLILCKNDEKVPVPAMMELYTNLACPYKILWITNGSKHFDSYFYSPERYTDMVRSFLDLAETGQLYKEKKSEIIRD; the protein is encoded by the coding sequence ATGATGATACGCCTTCGGTTTTTTCTGTATTGCAGTTTGTATGTATTTTTTGTACAAGGAGGGTACAGCGAGATACCCTTGCATCAGTATGGAATTACCGTTTCAACCGCAACCGATTTTATTCAAAACGCTGTTGCGGAACAAGTAATTTTATATGCACAAGAACGGGAAGATTCTCATCTCACCATTGAGCGTAATGGGCTTTTTATTCGATATCCCAATGCTGTGGGAACAATAGTAATGTGTCATGGCTTTAAAAGTGATAAGCAAGAGAGGCCTTACTTGCGCATGATATTTCCTCGCGGGAAGTATAATATTATGACCTTTGATTTCCGTGCGCATGGAGAGAAAAGAGAAGGGCAAGTGTGTACCTTGGGTAAAGATGAGGCGTATGATGTTGTTGCAGCAGCGCAATTTATTAAACATCATGCAGCAGTAAAAGATCTACCGTTGTATGTATATGGTGTTTCTATGGGAGCGGTTGCTGCAATCGAAGCGCAAGCAAAAGATCCGAGTTTATTTAAGGCGATGATTTTAGATTGTCCCTTTGATTCCTCTGATAACGTTGTAAAGCGTGGATTAAGTACTCTGCATATATCATTATTTGGACATACCTTTGCTATGCCTGGTAGGGCCTTATTGGAAAAACATGCATTCGAGCCTCGAGTACAACTGCTGATACAAAAATTACTGAAATTGTCAGCGGCTTATGATTCGGGTGCCATTCAATTATCCGTTTCGTCATTTGCTCCTATGGAGACGGTGAAGCAGATTACCATTCCTGTGTTCCTTATCCTGTGCAAAAATGATGAAAAAGTGCCCGTCCCAGCAATGATGGAGCTCTATACGAATTTGGCTTGCCCCTACAAAATATTATGGATTACCAACGGCAGTAAGCATTTTGATTCCTATTTTTATAGCCCCGAACGGTATACCGATATGGTGCGAAGCTTTTTAGATCTAGCCGAGACGGGACAGCTGTATAAAGAAAAAAAGAGTGAGATTATAAGGGATTAG
- a CDS encoding AAA family ATPase yields the protein MKIPHSLKIIVFSLSFIMLTIPTHMLANVSTDEPQLTQQEIDAYKASLDMLFKHEIDILTDTLNVIQELLLGLKSSIIPSENQRAAQENTLDLQMFLATLKTNLPIYADPNTLDQLQFFNQSAIEHLLKALANNKEFSIDIFDPMTVCKRYTPIDLSLEELFEKFATTVENNSKNLARLKKRSSVAGLTDWNKKYRRFNDKYIQPTLKYNLHGLSALTLVTAFAALCARLEVTWGADQIVEDHEPKNILDSSLDANFVRRWFGYMPRYNTAGNSPINSKQLFMLGHISDHIRNFRSGYMPLLATCIPILIGWNKTLVKPVTKWATKVITHWHNKSMGGFYALKQDQKDGWMVNPRVDFSGVIGNSEGVMEFQSIVSYLENPERFDGSSNAPEKGWLLTGPTRTGKSFLVEALAGEIKKMYERTGKNPENFKFFKVQPEWLNSEGSLKALMVEARSLAPCILFFDEIDLLNLQRTGNTVLLHAFLDAMSGALEADPDKVVIMIAATNSPETMEKALKQPGRLGKRIEFVYPSFTHRKQHLQRKLQGIANLGLFNIEKLAYETEGHSYESLNTIIKRASFTALVRNEPLSQYHLEQSFDKDVRNIIPVDDLELPDDERHIIGLRQAGHALSMILLASKNILSKVITKPYLAELKEVLVWDQYKKNIAPTQKRKYGKVFSYHTKDTRNINSYEERIKECKIALGGRAAEKLLLGNAGNSYDNEQEIYAYEIALALVSDGLNIMQFSDKTKREYEQKALALYRQCEQEVYELLAQNKDTLAMIVDKLVESQELTHEQLTEIMGIAKELPLAQAQQEDKELPIAQQESMESVAIAA from the coding sequence ATGAAGATACCTCACTCCTTAAAAATCATTGTTTTTTCCCTTTCTTTTATAATGTTAACAATTCCCACTCATATGCTAGCAAATGTTTCTACCGATGAGCCACAATTAACACAACAAGAGATTGACGCCTATAAAGCATCCCTTGATATGCTGTTTAAACACGAAATCGATATATTAACCGATACACTCAATGTTATTCAGGAGCTACTGCTTGGCCTGAAAAGCAGTATCATACCAAGCGAAAACCAACGAGCGGCACAAGAAAACACCCTCGATCTACAAATGTTTTTAGCCACACTAAAAACCAATCTACCTATCTATGCAGATCCAAACACCCTCGATCAGCTACAGTTTTTCAATCAATCTGCAATAGAACACTTGCTCAAAGCCCTTGCAAACAATAAAGAATTCTCAATCGATATTTTTGACCCAATGACCGTTTGCAAGCGATACACCCCTATCGACTTGTCGCTTGAAGAGCTATTTGAAAAATTTGCTACCACGGTAGAAAATAACAGTAAAAACCTCGCGCGCCTTAAAAAACGATCGAGCGTTGCCGGCCTTACTGACTGGAATAAAAAATATCGTCGCTTTAATGATAAATACATTCAGCCAACGCTTAAATACAACTTACATGGCCTATCGGCATTAACACTGGTAACTGCATTCGCTGCATTATGCGCACGCCTAGAAGTGACATGGGGAGCTGATCAAATAGTTGAAGATCATGAACCGAAAAACATATTGGACTCGAGCCTAGACGCCAATTTCGTCAGAAGATGGTTTGGATATATGCCAAGATATAATACCGCAGGGAACTCTCCTATCAACTCAAAACAACTATTTATGCTTGGCCATATCAGCGATCACATCCGTAACTTTCGATCAGGTTATATGCCCCTTCTTGCAACCTGCATTCCTATTTTAATCGGTTGGAACAAAACACTCGTAAAGCCGGTTACAAAATGGGCAACAAAAGTGATCACCCACTGGCATAACAAATCAATGGGCGGATTCTATGCCCTTAAACAAGATCAAAAAGATGGCTGGATGGTAAACCCACGCGTAGATTTCAGCGGCGTTATCGGAAACTCTGAAGGGGTAATGGAATTCCAAAGCATCGTAAGCTATTTAGAAAACCCTGAACGTTTTGATGGCAGCAGCAACGCGCCGGAAAAAGGTTGGCTCCTTACTGGACCTACACGAACTGGTAAATCATTCTTGGTAGAAGCACTTGCTGGTGAAATTAAGAAAATGTATGAGCGTACGGGTAAAAATCCTGAAAACTTTAAATTTTTCAAGGTACAACCAGAATGGCTTAATTCTGAAGGTAGCTTGAAAGCGCTGATGGTTGAAGCCCGATCATTAGCTCCTTGTATTCTCTTTTTCGATGAAATCGACCTTCTTAATTTACAAAGAACCGGTAACACCGTATTGCTCCACGCATTCCTTGATGCTATGAGCGGTGCATTAGAAGCCGATCCAGACAAAGTGGTTATTATGATCGCTGCAACCAACAGTCCTGAAACTATGGAAAAAGCGCTTAAACAACCAGGTCGACTTGGCAAACGTATTGAATTTGTGTATCCATCATTTACCCACAGAAAACAACACCTACAACGAAAATTACAAGGTATTGCAAATCTCGGTCTGTTTAATATTGAAAAGCTGGCCTATGAAACCGAAGGGCATTCATACGAGTCGCTCAACACTATTATAAAACGGGCATCGTTTACCGCCTTGGTACGCAATGAACCGCTGAGTCAATATCATCTAGAGCAAAGCTTTGATAAAGATGTACGCAACATCATCCCTGTTGATGATTTAGAACTACCCGATGACGAACGACACATCATTGGCTTGCGTCAAGCTGGTCACGCGCTATCTATGATCCTGCTTGCATCAAAGAACATTCTCAGCAAGGTGATCACCAAACCATATCTTGCAGAGCTTAAAGAGGTGCTTGTATGGGATCAATATAAAAAGAATATTGCCCCAACTCAGAAAAGAAAATATGGAAAAGTGTTTAGCTATCACACAAAAGATACGCGTAACATAAATAGTTATGAAGAACGTATCAAAGAGTGCAAAATAGCACTTGGTGGACGTGCCGCTGAAAAGCTGTTACTCGGAAACGCTGGCAACTCATATGATAACGAACAAGAAATATATGCCTACGAAATCGCTCTCGCTTTAGTATCTGACGGGCTTAACATTATGCAATTTTCTGACAAAACAAAACGGGAATATGAACAAAAAGCTCTCGCATTATACAGACAATGTGAGCAAGAAGTGTATGAGCTTTTAGCGCAAAACAAAGACACTTTAGCCATGATTGTAGATAAATTGGTTGAAAGCCAAGAATTAACCCACGAACAACTGACTGAAATAATGGGTATTGCGAAAGAACTTCCCTTGGCACAGGCACAACAGGAAGATAAAGAGCTTCCTATAGCTCAACAGGAAAGCATGGAATCAGTAGCAATAGCGGCTTAA